The window ATTATGCTCTTTgtcaaaagataaaataatgttaataacatgtataataatacagtagtaataataacaataaaccTTATTATTTTTCGTGTCAAGTCTTCTACAGTACTACCCGGGCACTAATTTGCATTACTGTAAAATTGGAATCAAGTCAaatgtatgttttgttttgagGCAAAGGGAAAACTGAAAACTTCACAGAGCAGAACACGGGACCAACAAACTAAAGACACTTATGGCATTGACCCTGGGATTCTAACCTTGGACACTTTGGTGGGAGGGGAAATTCCCCAGCAAtgtgccagccctgctccccttAGTGTCCCACCCAGTTGTTTTTTTATGGGAGATGTATTTCAGCACCTCCTCACAAACTCCTGCTTATATAAAAGCAGCATTTCTTTCCCGCagtttagccaatcaaattttacAATCTGAATTCAGGAAGGTGGCGTCACAGGTAGAACAACTTTTGTGGAAAATTCAAGATTCTTGTTAGACCACAGAGCAGTTACAATAGACCTCTTCTGTATAAACATTAAATCAAAATTATCGGTCATCTTTAGACAATGACTGCAGAACATGATTGGTGAGGACACCTCGCGGGTCAATCTGTAGGGAAGTATTGTTCCTTTTGGGCAAGCAGGCATTTGTGAGGTGGAGGTGAAATATGACTACCCTAAAAACAAGTGCATGGGATGCTATGCTCCTCTAAGAGCACTAGCTTGCATTCCAATTCCACTACTGCTAAATAATAACATGTTTAAGTTgttgacaaaaattgaaaagcgACACTCTCTCGAGAAGTTTAGTTTTAAGTACTTATGTAGTTATGCAACAATGTACACATCCTAATTTTGTCACCTTATTTGTTTTAAGTCCTCAAGAGGGTGTTGGTGGTCCAAACTACAATCTCTCTGGTAAATTAACAGAATATTCAAATACGTACAAGGTTGGTATGAACATCTTAACTCTGTAACTGAATTTATGAAGCAAACTATACTAGTCACTGACAGATAATCGCTGCCTCACCTTGATGCCTGCCCTCACCTTGTTAAATGTTAATGATTTTAAATCCTTGACGGCTTGCTGAGCTTCCTGAGAGTTGGTTGAGCATCCAAGAACAAATGATAACTAGCATGACATGTCTTTAATTTGAAgtacatatatgttattcaccggctgggaggtccgtattgggaaaaactgtgcccgaggtcttgagtacggcccgaggccgtaggccgaggaccgtactcgagacagagggcacagtttttcccaatacggaccgaccaaggccggtgaataacatttttatttatttctaaattctattcttagaaggtaggagaaactattaagaaaaactctaaaagtcatgttttaattttacgcattgttgggtaataaaattcgctttcactggacggtaatagctttcgtcagaatccattgttttttatgagaaagttgaacaataacactgctctattgcaaaaaacagttaagacaaattgaaacttcgctctttcaattcgcaacttcactctgcgcttagcgtagttggttaccatgaccgtggtcaggagataagaaaatactgcccgctcccggaaccaatcagattgcaggattctcaggataccgcccgctcacgatcaaagaaataaataaagtgcATTATTTATCCCAGAACACAGTGTTAATGAAAAACAACGTTAATGGAATGTTAACTTTAATAGAAAATAAGGTTTCATCCAAGGATGAAACAATACTGCAGCATTGCTACTTGAGCCATTGAATCCTGAAATGTCCCCTGCCCCAATAACATGTAAAATTTCTGGCATTAGAGTGGGTTAAAGGGGGTTTTTGAGTGGATTTGGAGGTTGTGGACCCATTGACTTCTGAGCCACCCCCCAttaatgagtaaaattgtcGGCAGAGTAATGCAGGTGTCAATGTAAACCCCCTCCCCAGGACACAGTGGGGATTTGTTACAGACCTAATTTCAAATCTTATCAAACATTCCTCTCACCCTGGGGAAGCTGTCCACCTACCATAGTCCTTGAATGCTCCCACCATGTGGGGCCTCCATTGCCTGAGATGTACTGGATTAGGAGCCTGAAAAGCGAGCACAGTTCTGTATAATAGTAGATCGGTTAGATTTCGAATGCAAATTACTagattaaaataacaaaagcacTCACCTCTCGACGATCCTTCAAGGGAAAGCACACAAGTTGGTGTTTGGGATGAACAACTGCTGACATCTCAACAGCCGGCCCACAACAAATCCCCACCCAAACCCCTAAGCTGGAGACAGTTAAATACAAATACGGTAATCAAATTAAAGATGAACTGAAGAAAACCTATTAAAGATGTCCTTAAGAAAATCGAAACTGAGGAAAACCGAGAGAAACATCTCAAGTACGTTAGTCACACAAAGTGGAAAACAGGGAAAAGGGTATCCCTAAAATGGGCTGCATATGCCATAAACGAGCTATGAAGGGGAATTGGTTCGATACCAGGTTGACAtcacagactgctttgcatcatgatagttctttgaaaacagcaatgCAAATTACCTGTAATTTGTGATGTCAACCCAGTATCAAGCGCAGTTCACCTTTATTACTTGGTTATTGATCAAactatgaccacttttcctgtctattaaaaccaataaaattgtgaaatttcaatcagAAGGTTCtaaaacaacacaatgtattTGGACGATTTTGGAGGATAAAAAAAGtagaaaagtgtgttgaggtgaggCACTTTAGGTCTctctcctaggagtcaatgggttaataggtcaacaaagaaaataattaacaattattccatgagcgcacgttggatatgagatggtaaaaagccaacgaggcgcgtagcgccgagttggctataaccactctcatatccaacaagcgcgaattgaataattgtttcattaaattccttaaactccaaaagtttggaagtacgaaatacaagcgaaaaaagagagaaaatcctagcaaaatcgaaaaaagttgatgaagatgcgatgttgtgtaatacctcgtggtcagacagacgcaggctcatcacaaaaacatttcttacctttttgtgtatctctaagcttcgaaattgatccaaaccacaaaaacgtttttcttttgctttgtaccgaaagaaatttcgctttctggcataaaaatttttagtttagcaacgctaagcgcaatcatttaccatataaggtcaaactaaggtatatgagctgataaccgagattgagtgaaccaatcacagcacgagaattgcattatccgaggttgaaaatttaatactTTAGATGTATTCATGGAAAACACATCCATACTTAATATGTACATGCACATGTGCACCACCAGATATAAATTaggaaaattaaaagaacaatttttattgaatgaaaattaTGTAGTAATTTGCTATAATATTACAAACtattcatttttcaaaataattgccTTGTCTCTAAACTTGCTGCCAAATTCAACAGCTATCGAAACCTAGGTAGAGATTCCACTCTCTTTACATTACAGGATAGGCTATTCTAGAATTCAGCACCACTAAGAGTATAGCTAATTTATCATTTAAGTACTATGTATCAATTATAAGTAATTTCCCTTTTTTGACTAAAAGTATTATAATAAGGTAACCCCACAATTCTATCataaaaatttgcatttttttttcagggtgtTGTTATCAAATACAACGAGCCCCCTGAGGCACGAAAACCAAAAACAAGGTGGCGTCTTTATCCGTTCAAAGGAGAAGAGGCAATGTGTATGTTAGTACATGCAAATACCACAAAGTTATGAGATGGAtgaattaaccctttaagccccgagagggcccccattgaggagtaaaatcgtctggcgttagacagagtaaaatctatgagtgGCAAGGTTGGGGCTAAAAGGGTTAAGTTGCTTTGTGGGCTTGTTGGAGTTAGGCAGCAGATAATTTTACATCATGTACCTTAAAGCATCTGCAATGAAGTTGTGCACCTGCAAAGAAGCATTGTCAGGAAATCTCACCTTCCTACTCTTTTCTGTCTCAGCCATTATGTACATTCACAGACAAAGTGCATATCTACTTGGAAGACAGAGACATGTGAGTACCACAGTTATACAAACCTTAACCTCTGGAGTAGAAATGTTCACTTACAGGTAGCCTTTCAAATAGCGGGAAAACCCAATTGTAGTGATTATCAATAAAAGGAAAGCATACTGTGTCAAGTAAACTGTAAAGTTACGGAAGCTTATAACTCTTGTGGATTGTATGACTGTGGTTTGACTGGACACTGAAAGATATGAGTACTGCACTTGAACTAGATTTGTTCACCGCCATTCATGAAGATCTTAGCTTCTCAATGTATCCCTGTTGCAAATTTATTATACTTTCCCTTTAACAACTGTTCCTTGGCttcatcaaaattaattttgactttttGTAAAGGGGACATGCCACTTAACCGTTGGGCCCTGCAAGTTGCATCTACATCTATTCCATTATGTTATTGCCTCATCTACTGTGCCCTTTAATTTTTGATAATTCCTGCTGCAGATTGTTGATATTGCAATTGATCATCCTTCATGTTCAAAACAACATGCAGTTCTTCAGTATAGATTGGTCGACTGCAAACAAATAGACGGGACTGTCAGCAGAAAAGTCAAGTAAGTAATCGATCAACAGTTACTGATTTCAGGGCTTAGAAAGTGCAGTGCCAAGAGTATTTGTAATGAACTCTAGGTACCTCTAGATTGCAAGAAATACATGTAGGCCTTTGCAACAATTCGTCACATGACCTTTTTTCATAAGCACGATGATTCTGCTGGTTTCATGAAATTgcttttccagaaataaaaagagcagCTCAAAATATGCCACCATGCGATTTTCGTAAGTATGTCATTCAAACTGGTATTGTTACAGTTGAAAGAATTTCTGAGGATTTGCATGGGAAAAGGACGCTTTGCCACCCAGTCATCTCTTCAATTATTTTGATACAAATCTTTGTTTTTATCTAAATTTTCAAACTGCTTTTAAATTCTTCCTTAGAAATGtgaaattctgaaaatttccaCCCTTGCACATTTATTCTCGCTTATTTGACCCATGGCAAAAGTAGGAATCTGAGCTCTGGCACATTATGAAAAATCACACTGGACGGCAACAGCTTTTTTCTTCGTTCATAAGCAAAAGTGTGGAGTTTTAGAGTGTTTAAATGGTCGTACAGTCTTAACCTTAAGATgtatttctctgaaaattttTATTCTGGTTAACACAAACACAATCTTTCCATTTCTAGAATTTTAAAGTCCAAACTTTAATTTCACCAATTGTCAGTCAAGTGaccagtttgttgcaaaaggcctatgaAGAGGCATCCAGTCCTTGTGGGCACATATGCTCGAGGAAGTTGCTCAGTACTTTAATAATAtcctcataataataataataataattcagatggcaaaggcgaatggagtgagatggtacgggcatgtgttgaggagggatgatgggcattTTCTGAGAAAAGCGGTGGGAGTttgaagtgaagggcaagaggaagcgaggaaGACCAAAGGAGACATGGAAGAggcaagtggagaaggagagcaagagtgttggattggagaaaaaggatgccatgaatcgagcgaaatggagagtgggagttagagaGATTGCTGcgaaagtggggtaaatccggccacccccaTTTACGGAAATAAACTCGGATCAAAATtggaatgatgatgatgacgaccaACATGGTAGCcgtttacagcatacattttTGAAATTGGACATGCATTTtactgtcaattgacacctgtcaaaacaaggtatcctcTGACCAGTATCGTGTGACCATATcctgggctcaagtttagagctcatcaaggtcagctgtttttttggaATTTGTCCGCTGACCAAGTGCTGGGTTTTGATTTGATTCCAGGCTCAAGCCAgattaacttattgtaagaacaaataacctgggagctctgcttttaggcttggctaaatctatttatcAAATATGGGGCAAAATTGCttaatactgattggctgagatggagggcacttttggtaatcaagaggggatgattacttgatcctgattggttaacagtcgcttatcggctaactcaatgttttacccaattcaaatccccCAGGGGttttctttgtgtattgtattaattttgcattataatgtaccatttacatttaaatgatatggaaatagctagaacaaaacgtttcattccCAAAGCGTTTTCCTTGGATACAACATTGTAGATGTGGTTTATTTGAGTGAAGGCATAGCTCCCAAAGCTTGTCATTTCTCTCAGAGGCATGGTTGGTTGATTAGTCAGAAAATAAAATTCCACAGGGACTTTTGTTTACCATTAATTCATATTCAGAAATTTACTCTTGTTCAAtcttcttcaatcttgaccTTTATCCTGCAATTTAACATGAATTAAAGTAGTTTGTACTACAGGACAAAATGaataccataactgaaacaaccaaaacctttacaaaaatgctaaccttaggcttaaacataATCTAGAGCATAATATTTAGGCTTAATGGTAGCATTAGTAAagatttgggttgtttcagctgtggtgaaacaatgaccttcaacctgcagtttacatcCTTCACTAAAAATCACCCTAACAGTAATTTCATTGATACAGGAGCTCTTTTTGCTAATATTCTTGTGATATCTTACCCTTTGATTCATACTAATGGCAAAGTAAGAGCTTAACAAGGTGGCAACCATACTGTAGGTCAtggtatatttttaaaaattcttaGACCCTACATAATTGACCTGGATTCTATCAATGGAACGTACCTCAACAACCAGCGAATAGAGTCAAGACGATTTTATGAGTTAAAGGAAAAGGTATCTTTTAAGAATCTTACTTAAATGTATTgagtaaaaaagttaaaatttatagaccgtattcataaatggcggttaagaaattattcttttgtcttcgtgctaatcatcctaactagcctcactttggaacaaaattcttttgaattttgctcgtgtttacgaggctagttaggatgattagcataaagacaaaagaataattacttaggcGCCatatttatgaatacggtctatacaACAGGTGCATTACAAAAGATAGAAGATTGATGTTGGCTCCCAATGTGGCTAGTTTGAAGGGTTAAATTTGCAATGATTTTGAAGGTTGTAATCACCATTATGATGTCATATAAAAACTTCATACTACTGTCGATGGAGGCCCATCCCAAGatacaaatataacaatttGTTACCAGCGACCAAATCATGGACAATTATGAAGAACCCAACAATTTCTTGAGCAGtgtttttgagcagttttgctTGTGCAATGTGTTATTATTCATTTAGGTTATCAAAATTCATGATGAACTTGCCTACAAAAAATAAGGAGAAATCATGATAACATGtgctaaacaacaacaacaacaacaacaaaaacaggaCTGTTCCAAGTACTTGAACAAAGGGCCTCAACAAAAACTTTTTGAAGTGACCTTACAAACAATTCACGGAAAGCAGCGATAAAAATGCCGACAACAGAATCTTTCCACAGCACCTTTCAAATTTTCATCCTACTAGTAAtacctgggaacgaggttgcaagtTTACCGATGCTTAAATGTGATTTA of the Montipora capricornis isolate CH-2021 chromosome 7, ASM3666992v2, whole genome shotgun sequence genome contains:
- the LOC138057299 gene encoding smad nuclear-interacting protein 1-like, with product MASSEFRRRNRSRSPPERNRSRSDHRSRNQQEQAQERSRKSKLQSGRRHTSRETSRTAESPHERRKARRDRRQHESLAGDGRSSNSEDGQSADPQEGVGGPNYNLSGKLTEYSNTYKGVVIKYNEPPEARKPKTRWRLYPFKGEEAMSIMYIHRQSAYLLGRQRHIVDIAIDHPSCSKQHAVLQYRLVDCKQIDGTVSRKVKPYIIDLDSINGTYLNNQRIESRRFYELKEKDVLKFGFSTREYVILTEKSRDQEEKEDSNDEK